One segment of Streptomyces sp. NA02950 DNA contains the following:
- a CDS encoding permease, producing MDRDVGVASPQAESHAHDRTPSAAHPDGGGGLRATVRVTSHALIAGLPVAVLGVVAIVLGPEISAGLDNRAVAAWRTVFTAIVIQGVPFLLLGTVVSAAISAFVPTWVFTRVLPRNPALAVPVAGVAGAVLPGCECASVPVAGSLMRRGVTPAAALAFLLSAPAINPIVLMATYVAFPGNPWMVTARLVASLLTSVVMGWLWIRLGREEWLRTPKGPTGHMPGASRAEEFRVSLQHDFLHAGGFLVVGAAAAATFNVAVPHSVLRLFSDSPWLSLPLLGLLAVVLAVCSEADAFVAASLTGFSPSARLAFMVVGPMVDLKLIALQSGTFGRTFALRFSSATWVVAVLCSALVGWWLL from the coding sequence GTGGACAGGGATGTCGGCGTCGCGTCACCGCAGGCGGAGAGTCATGCCCATGACCGGACGCCGTCGGCCGCACATCCCGACGGTGGCGGCGGCCTGCGCGCAACCGTACGTGTCACCTCTCATGCGCTGATCGCGGGGCTCCCCGTGGCGGTACTCGGCGTCGTCGCGATCGTGCTGGGGCCCGAGATCTCCGCCGGGCTCGACAACCGGGCGGTGGCGGCGTGGCGGACGGTGTTCACCGCGATCGTCATCCAGGGTGTGCCGTTTCTGCTGCTCGGCACTGTGGTGTCGGCCGCGATCAGCGCCTTCGTACCGACGTGGGTGTTCACCCGGGTGCTTCCGCGCAACCCGGCGCTCGCCGTGCCGGTCGCGGGAGTCGCCGGGGCGGTGCTGCCGGGATGTGAGTGTGCGTCGGTCCCGGTGGCGGGCAGTCTGATGCGGCGCGGGGTGACCCCCGCGGCGGCGCTGGCCTTCCTGCTGTCGGCCCCTGCCATCAACCCGATCGTGCTGATGGCGACGTACGTGGCCTTTCCCGGCAACCCCTGGATGGTCACGGCCCGTCTCGTCGCCTCGCTGCTGACCTCCGTGGTCATGGGCTGGCTGTGGATCCGTCTGGGCCGCGAGGAGTGGCTGCGCACCCCGAAGGGGCCCACCGGACACATGCCCGGCGCGAGCCGGGCGGAGGAGTTCCGGGTCTCGCTCCAGCACGACTTCCTGCACGCCGGGGGGTTCCTCGTGGTCGGTGCGGCGGCCGCGGCCACGTTCAACGTCGCGGTGCCGCACTCCGTGCTGCGGCTCTTCTCCGACTCGCCGTGGCTCTCGCTGCCCCTGCTGGGGCTGCTCGCGGTGGTCCTCGCGGTGTGCTCCGAGGCCGATGCGTTCGTCGCCGCTTCGCTCACCGGGTTCTCGCCCAGCGCCCGGCTCGCCTTCATGGTGGTCGGCCCGATGGTCGACCTGAAGCTGATCGCGCTGCAGTCCGGCACCTTCGGACGGACCTTCGCCCTGCGCTTCTCGTCGGCCACCTGGGTCGTGGCGGTGCTGTGCAGTGCTCTGGTGGGGTGGTGGCTGCTGTGA
- a CDS encoding TIGR03943 family protein — protein MKRNIQVLLLLFTGVGLLHIALLTDLYLRYVRAGLRPALIASGVLLIVLGAVSAARDGFPFNRPRADHDHGGHQGHGHDHSQGPRIAWLLYVPALTILFLAPPALGSYTAARDEAKAKAPAAGDSLFPALPRNGIVELSLNDFSTRAVWDTGGTLRGHTVRLTGFVTPGRHGTWYVSRLAISCCAADATVRKVRVHGATAPPADAWVSVTGTWHPTGKVGTDDASPALDATTVQRVPAPKDPYNDAVETRPGR, from the coding sequence GTGAAGCGCAACATCCAGGTGCTGCTGCTCCTGTTCACCGGCGTCGGTTTGCTGCACATCGCGCTGCTGACCGATCTGTATCTGCGCTATGTGCGCGCTGGCCTGCGGCCCGCGCTCATCGCGTCGGGGGTGCTGCTGATCGTGCTCGGCGCGGTCAGTGCCGCCCGTGACGGCTTTCCCTTCAACCGCCCGCGCGCGGATCACGACCACGGTGGCCACCAAGGCCATGGACACGATCACTCTCAGGGGCCGCGGATCGCCTGGCTGCTGTACGTACCGGCGCTGACCATCCTGTTCCTGGCGCCACCCGCTCTCGGCTCGTACACCGCCGCCCGTGACGAGGCGAAGGCCAAGGCCCCCGCCGCCGGAGACAGCCTCTTCCCCGCTTTGCCGCGGAACGGGATCGTCGAGTTGTCGCTGAACGACTTCAGCACCCGGGCGGTCTGGGACACCGGCGGCACCCTCAGGGGGCACACCGTGCGCCTCACCGGCTTCGTCACCCCCGGCCGCCACGGCACCTGGTACGTCAGCCGCCTGGCCATCAGCTGCTGCGCCGCCGACGCGACGGTGCGCAAGGTGCGGGTGCACGGGGCCACGGCGCCGCCCGCCGATGCCTGGGTCAGCGTCACCGGCACCTGGCACCCCACCGGCAAGGTCGGGACGGACGACGCGAGCCCGGCCCTGGACGCCACGACCGTCCAGCGTGTTCCCGCGCCCAAGGACCCGTACAACGATGCGGTGGAGACCCGGCCGGGTCGGTGA
- a CDS encoding MarR family winged helix-turn-helix transcriptional regulator, with protein MVTALLTASRLLVAVSARSLAAVEESLTLPQFRMLVVLDSGGPLSLSRLAGELGVQPSTAMRMIDRLVAAGMVARGVSAEDRRSSVLSLTKGGRRIVTQVTDHRRREIACIVEAMPSGQRFHLIEALQAFTEAGGEPSVPGVPPTQAAW; from the coding sequence ATGGTCACCGCCCTGCTGACGGCTTCCCGGCTGCTGGTCGCCGTTTCCGCCCGGTCGCTGGCCGCGGTCGAGGAATCCTTGACCCTTCCGCAGTTCCGCATGCTGGTGGTGCTCGACAGCGGGGGACCGCTGAGCCTGTCGCGTTTGGCGGGCGAGTTGGGGGTGCAGCCGTCGACCGCGATGCGCATGATCGATCGCTTGGTCGCGGCAGGGATGGTCGCGCGTGGTGTCTCCGCTGAGGACCGCCGCAGCAGTGTGCTCTCGCTCACCAAGGGCGGCCGCCGGATCGTCACCCAGGTCACCGACCACCGGCGGCGGGAGATCGCGTGCATCGTCGAGGCCATGCCCTCTGGTCAGCGATTTCATCTGATCGAGGCGCTGCAGGCGTTCACCGAAGCGGGCGGCGAGCCCTCCGTGCCGGGAGTCCCACCGACACAAGCTGCCTGGTGA
- a CDS encoding chloride channel protein: MALALVVGCGAGLGAIAFRWLIQTFTHLLSGHGDYSDAGHAAHPRVPWLGPWFVVLAPVVGGLLYGPLVQRFAREARGHGVPEVMYAVAHRGGRIAPQVAVVKALASALCMGSGGSVGREGPIVQIGSALGSTVGGVLRVPEDRRRLLVACGAAGGIAATFNAPLAGVFFAMELILRDFAVESFGAVVLSSVAASVIGRGVLGDEAFLTLPAFHVADPAQYLLFALLGVAAGAVGVVFTRVLYLIEDACDWAWRGPEWLRPAVGGLLLGGLLLALPQMYGVGYPVLENAIEGRYAVGLLLVLLVGKIVATSLTIGIGGSGGVFAPSLFLGAMTGTAFGVTADHLMPGGAGAVGAYGLVGMGAAFAGSARAPITAVIVLFELTGEYSIILPMMLAIVLATLTGRLLSRDTIYTLKLRRRGIDLDGARLVSPLADATVREVMEELPTLLPGTLSLEDAADVIARSGRGILPVTGRNGRYAGVVTARAVAEALTEPDPALDAHTTPRTVADLAERPPAVTSGTPLGGALHPLATAEGTGLPVLEAETGEPVGWLTHQTVLRALHTTTPPARSGPEAAQRR; this comes from the coding sequence ATCGCCCTCGCCCTGGTGGTGGGGTGTGGGGCGGGGCTGGGAGCGATTGCCTTCCGATGGCTGATCCAGACCTTCACCCACCTGCTGTCGGGACACGGTGACTACTCCGACGCCGGGCATGCCGCGCATCCCCGGGTGCCCTGGCTCGGCCCGTGGTTCGTGGTGCTGGCCCCCGTTGTCGGTGGGTTGCTGTACGGGCCGCTGGTGCAGCGCTTCGCCAGGGAAGCCCGCGGACACGGAGTCCCGGAGGTGATGTACGCGGTCGCCCATCGAGGGGGCCGGATCGCCCCGCAGGTCGCGGTGGTCAAGGCGCTGGCGTCGGCGCTGTGCATGGGGTCGGGCGGCTCGGTGGGCCGGGAGGGGCCGATCGTGCAGATCGGCTCGGCGCTGGGCTCGACCGTCGGGGGTGTGCTGCGGGTGCCGGAGGACCGCAGGCGGCTGCTGGTCGCCTGTGGCGCGGCAGGTGGGATCGCGGCCACCTTCAACGCCCCGCTGGCCGGGGTGTTCTTCGCCATGGAGCTGATCCTGCGGGACTTCGCCGTGGAGTCCTTCGGCGCCGTCGTCCTCTCCAGCGTCGCCGCAAGCGTCATCGGCCGGGGGGTGCTGGGGGACGAGGCGTTCCTGACCCTGCCCGCCTTCCATGTCGCCGATCCCGCGCAGTACCTGCTGTTCGCACTGCTCGGAGTCGCCGCGGGCGCGGTCGGCGTGGTGTTCACCCGGGTGTTGTATCTGATCGAGGACGCCTGCGACTGGGCCTGGCGCGGTCCGGAGTGGCTGCGCCCGGCGGTCGGCGGACTGCTGCTGGGCGGTCTGTTGCTGGCGCTGCCCCAGATGTACGGGGTGGGCTACCCCGTACTGGAGAACGCCATCGAGGGCCGTTACGCCGTCGGTCTGCTGCTGGTCCTGCTGGTGGGCAAGATCGTCGCGACGAGTCTGACCATCGGTATCGGCGGTTCGGGAGGGGTGTTCGCACCCAGCCTCTTCCTCGGCGCGATGACCGGTACCGCCTTCGGTGTCACCGCCGACCACCTTATGCCCGGCGGCGCCGGTGCGGTGGGCGCCTACGGGCTGGTCGGCATGGGCGCGGCCTTCGCGGGCTCGGCCCGCGCCCCCATCACCGCGGTGATCGTGCTGTTCGAGCTGACCGGGGAGTACTCCATCATCCTGCCGATGATGCTGGCGATCGTCCTGGCCACCCTCACCGGCCGACTGCTGTCACGCGACACCATCTACACCCTCAAACTGCGCCGCCGCGGCATCGATCTGGACGGTGCGCGCCTGGTCTCGCCGCTGGCCGACGCGACCGTCCGTGAGGTGATGGAGGAACTGCCCACCCTGCTGCCCGGCACCCTGTCGCTGGAGGATGCCGCCGACGTGATCGCCCGCTCCGGCCGTGGGATCCTGCCCGTCACCGGCCGGAACGGGCGGTACGCGGGTGTGGTCACCGCGCGCGCCGTCGCCGAAGCGCTCACCGAACCCGACCCCGCCCTCGACGCGCACACCACCCCCCGCACCGTCGCCGACCTCGCCGAACGGCCCCCAGCGGTGACCAGCGGCACCCCGCTGGGCGGGGCACTCCACCCCCTGGCCACCGCCGAGGGCACCGGACTGCCCGTCCTGGAGGCGGAGACCGGTGAACCGGTCGGCTGGCTCACCCATCAGACCGTTCTGCGCGCCCTCCACACGACCACACCACCGGCCAGGAGCGGTCCCGAGGCGGCCCAGCGGCGCTAG
- a CDS encoding nitroreductase family deazaflavin-dependent oxidoreductase produces the protein MRIRRMRVGSTPGLRRAVFRAPILLYRWRLGWLLGSRMLLLTHTGRTSGLPRQVVLEVTGRDPRTGAYHLASGFGPGAQWYRNIQHTPQVTIQVGRRRMAAVAQPLGPEESGRLMAAYALRHPHLARGLMRMCALKTDGSREDYHRVGRDHIPFVRVLPEERSGGR, from the coding sequence ATGAGGATCCGACGCATGCGGGTGGGCTCGACCCCCGGGCTGCGCAGGGCGGTGTTCCGGGCGCCGATCCTGCTCTACCGGTGGCGTCTGGGATGGTTGCTGGGCAGTCGGATGCTGCTGCTCACGCACACCGGCCGCACGAGTGGGCTGCCGCGGCAGGTTGTCCTGGAGGTGACCGGCCGGGACCCGCGGACCGGCGCGTACCACCTCGCCTCCGGTTTCGGTCCGGGTGCGCAGTGGTACCGCAACATCCAGCACACTCCGCAGGTCACCATCCAGGTCGGGCGGCGCAGGATGGCGGCGGTGGCCCAGCCGCTGGGCCCGGAGGAGTCCGGACGCCTGATGGCCGCCTACGCCCTGCGGCATCCGCATCTGGCCCGTGGGCTGATGCGGATGTGCGCTCTGAAGACCGACGGCAGCAGGGAGGACTACCACCGCGTCGGGCGGGATCACATCCCCTTCGTCCGCGTCCTCCCCGAGGAGCGGTCCGGGGGTCGGTGA
- a CDS encoding kelch motif-containing protein — MRALRPNPARRKTLLGATAVAMVAGLNAPALIDFSRSRYHEFKINQPEYLARYGHWDVADMPERFQLNSIHATLLPTGKVLLIAGSGNNIRLFKGGAFKSTLWDPVRNTFKKIATPKDLFCSGHTQLPDGRLLIAGGTARYEVLRGDVKRAGGAMLIKNEDPDKARVFPKGTLFRSPDGKEYVSQLTVRVPRAKKTKKKRHGTGGKSHKKAKAIVAASEARVYVEATAPGRKGITHTSEQYQIKGLTGEDRHNFYGMANKLGLDKKDFQGIREAYVFDPFTEKYLRTDSMREARWYPTLVGLADGRVLAVSGLDDIGQVVPGKNEIYDPVKRTWSTGPHRYFPTYPSLFPLQGGKLFYSGSNAGYGPADQGRAPGVWDLRHNTFRPVPGLPDPDVLETSSSVLLPPAQDQKVMVLGGGGVGESTRSTARTAIVDLTSRHPVYRRGPDLPEKTRYLNSVIMPDDTVFTTGGSRDYRGRGASDILRAQIYHPRSHSFAPAAAPTVGRDYHTEALLLPDGRVAVFGSDPLFGDKDNTQPGTFEQRVEVYTPPSLYRRSRPRLQDGIRQVHRGETATYATADAARIRTARLIHPGSATHVTDVDQRSIALDIRRGRRSVTVTVPKDPTLVPSGWYMLFVTDRHGTPSKAVWIHVR; from the coding sequence ATGAGGGCACTCAGGCCGAACCCCGCACGACGCAAGACCCTGCTCGGGGCCACGGCCGTCGCGATGGTCGCCGGGCTCAACGCACCTGCACTGATCGACTTCTCGCGCTCCAGGTACCACGAGTTCAAGATCAACCAGCCGGAATACCTGGCTCGCTACGGCCACTGGGACGTGGCCGACATGCCGGAGAGGTTCCAGCTCAACTCCATCCACGCCACGCTCCTGCCCACCGGCAAGGTCCTGCTGATCGCGGGGTCCGGCAACAACATCAGACTGTTCAAGGGCGGTGCCTTCAAGAGCACCCTCTGGGACCCCGTCCGGAACACCTTCAAGAAGATCGCCACCCCGAAGGACCTGTTCTGCTCCGGACACACTCAACTGCCCGACGGGCGGCTGCTGATCGCCGGTGGCACCGCGCGTTACGAGGTCCTGCGAGGAGATGTGAAGCGGGCCGGGGGTGCCATGCTCATCAAGAACGAGGACCCGGACAAGGCGCGTGTCTTTCCCAAGGGCACCCTTTTCCGTTCCCCCGACGGCAAGGAGTACGTCTCGCAACTGACCGTCCGTGTGCCCAGGGCAAAGAAGACGAAGAAGAAGCGGCACGGGACGGGGGGAAAGAGCCACAAGAAGGCGAAGGCGATCGTCGCGGCGAGCGAGGCACGCGTCTACGTCGAAGCGACCGCACCAGGCCGGAAAGGGATCACCCACACCTCCGAGCAGTACCAGATCAAGGGCCTGACCGGCGAGGACAGACACAACTTCTACGGCATGGCCAACAAACTCGGCCTGGACAAGAAGGACTTCCAGGGCATCAGGGAAGCCTATGTGTTCGACCCGTTCACCGAGAAGTACCTCCGCACCGACTCGATGCGGGAGGCCCGCTGGTATCCCACCCTGGTCGGCCTGGCCGACGGGCGCGTCCTCGCCGTCTCCGGGCTGGACGACATCGGGCAGGTCGTGCCGGGGAAGAACGAGATCTACGACCCGGTGAAGCGGACCTGGTCCACGGGGCCGCACCGCTACTTCCCGACCTACCCGTCACTGTTCCCGCTCCAGGGCGGCAAACTGTTCTACTCCGGTTCCAACGCCGGGTACGGCCCGGCCGACCAGGGCCGCGCCCCCGGTGTCTGGGACCTGAGGCACAACACATTCCGCCCGGTCCCGGGCCTGCCCGACCCCGACGTCCTGGAGACGTCGTCCTCCGTTCTGCTGCCGCCCGCGCAGGACCAGAAGGTGATGGTCCTCGGCGGAGGCGGGGTCGGCGAATCGACGAGGTCCACCGCCCGTACCGCCATCGTCGACCTGACCTCCCGGCACCCGGTCTACCGACGCGGGCCCGACCTGCCGGAGAAGACCCGTTACCTCAACAGCGTGATCATGCCGGACGACACCGTCTTCACCACCGGTGGCTCCCGGGACTACCGGGGCCGCGGCGCCAGCGACATCCTCAGAGCGCAGATCTACCACCCGCGCTCGCACTCCTTCGCCCCCGCCGCCGCCCCCACCGTGGGCCGTGACTACCACACCGAAGCGCTGCTCCTGCCCGACGGGCGGGTCGCCGTCTTCGGCTCCGACCCCCTGTTCGGCGACAAGGACAACACCCAGCCGGGGACCTTCGAGCAGCGCGTCGAGGTCTACACCCCACCCTCGCTGTACCGAAGATCACGACCGCGCCTCCAAGACGGCATCCGGCAGGTCCACCGCGGCGAGACGGCCACCTATGCCACCGCTGACGCCGCCCGTATCAGGACCGCCCGGCTGATCCACCCCGGCTCCGCCACCCATGTCACCGATGTCGACCAGCGCTCCATCGCCCTGGACATCCGGCGCGGACGGAGGTCGGTCACCGTCACCGTCCCCAAGGACCCCACCCTGGTGCCCTCCGGCTGGTACATGCTCTTCGTCACCGACCGCCACGGCACACCGTCCAAGGCCGTCTGGATCCACGTACGGTGA
- a CDS encoding DUF4142 domain-containing protein produces the protein MTTHARSAHSRSHHLTIAGVLLVALAVIAGAIVWAARGNANATENSSSNFPSAKPAAPGDVVTTAGPVSKLDIEFLQKVRQANLWEAPAGRLAQTHATSEAVKRAGTHVMDGHSKLDEFVRNTAEALNVSLPDEASPEQQGFVRTLEDAQGADFDKKFANILRGTHGKIFVTIAKVRASTKNSLMRRFASEVNLTVLDHQNVLDDSGLVSDATYDDIASTF, from the coding sequence ATGACCACGCACGCCCGGTCGGCACACAGCCGTTCACACCACCTCACCATCGCGGGCGTCCTGCTCGTCGCCCTGGCCGTCATCGCCGGAGCCATCGTCTGGGCCGCCCGGGGCAACGCGAACGCCACCGAGAACTCCTCATCCAACTTCCCCAGCGCCAAGCCCGCCGCACCCGGTGACGTGGTCACCACGGCAGGCCCGGTGAGCAAGCTGGACATCGAGTTCCTGCAGAAGGTGCGGCAGGCCAACCTGTGGGAGGCCCCGGCCGGCCGGCTCGCCCAGACCCATGCCACCAGCGAGGCCGTCAAACGGGCCGGGACACACGTCATGGACGGGCACTCCAAGCTGGACGAGTTCGTCCGCAACACCGCCGAGGCGCTGAATGTCTCCCTCCCGGACGAGGCCAGCCCCGAGCAACAGGGCTTCGTCCGCACCCTGGAGGACGCCCAGGGAGCCGACTTCGACAAGAAGTTCGCCAACATCCTCCGGGGCACCCACGGCAAGATCTTCGTCACCATCGCCAAAGTCCGCGCCAGCACCAAGAACTCCCTCATGCGCCGTTTCGCCTCCGAGGTGAACCTCACCGTCCTGGACCACCAGAACGTGCTCGACGACTCGGGCCTGGTCAGCGATGCCACCTACGACGACATCGCATCCACTTTCTGA
- a CDS encoding PP2C family protein-serine/threonine phosphatase — protein sequence MAVVAAVDLVTGPGVGLLPLVSLGPAFAGLTGGWRRTAAIGAVSVVLCLGLSAFDGLFGTRRGFTALLSVAGVTAAGLAAAVRRQRREAELASVRSIAEVAQRVLLRPVPRGAGRLRVAVSYTSAVAEARIGGDLYEVVTSPQGVRVIVGDVQGKGLEAVETAAVVVGAFREAAYDEPDLKAVGERLERALERHLTREKFVTAVLAQVADGTDVDLLNYGHPAPLIVRAHGEVRYLEPPGRALPLGLGAHGTPGPKRYAVPFAPGDQMLFYTDGVTEARDPSGSFYPLERRVGGLADRDPDAALAAVRQDLMEHVGGPLQDDAAMLLLRYRDG from the coding sequence ATGGCGGTCGTGGCCGCGGTGGACCTCGTCACGGGGCCCGGGGTGGGGCTTCTGCCTCTGGTGTCGCTGGGACCGGCCTTCGCGGGGCTCACCGGAGGGTGGCGGCGTACAGCCGCCATCGGCGCGGTCAGCGTCGTCCTGTGCCTGGGACTGAGCGCGTTCGACGGGTTGTTCGGCACGCGTCGTGGTTTCACCGCGTTGCTTTCGGTGGCGGGCGTCACGGCCGCAGGTCTCGCGGCGGCGGTGCGGCGGCAGCGGCGGGAGGCGGAGCTGGCCAGCGTCCGGTCGATAGCGGAGGTGGCGCAGCGGGTTCTGCTGCGCCCGGTGCCGCGGGGTGCGGGTCGGCTGCGGGTGGCGGTGTCGTACACATCGGCCGTGGCCGAGGCCCGCATCGGCGGGGATTTGTACGAGGTGGTGACTTCGCCGCAGGGCGTGCGGGTAATCGTCGGGGATGTGCAGGGCAAGGGTCTGGAGGCGGTGGAAACCGCGGCGGTGGTCGTGGGCGCCTTCCGGGAGGCGGCGTACGACGAGCCGGACCTCAAGGCCGTCGGTGAACGGCTGGAGCGGGCCCTGGAGCGGCATCTGACCCGGGAGAAGTTCGTCACGGCCGTGCTGGCCCAAGTGGCGGACGGCACCGATGTCGACCTGCTCAACTACGGCCATCCGGCACCGCTGATCGTGCGAGCGCATGGGGAGGTGCGGTATCTGGAGCCACCGGGGCGGGCTCTGCCACTCGGACTGGGCGCGCACGGAACACCGGGACCGAAACGGTACGCGGTGCCCTTCGCGCCCGGTGACCAGATGCTCTTCTACACCGACGGGGTGACCGAAGCCCGTGACCCCTCGGGGAGCTTCTATCCGCTGGAGCGGCGGGTGGGCGGACTCGCGGACCGTGACCCGGACGCGGCGCTGGCCGCCGTGCGGCAGGATCTGATGGAGCATGTGGGGGGCCCGTTGCAGGACGATGCCGCCATGCTGCTGCTCCGCTATCGCGACGGCTGA
- a CDS encoding CdaR family transcriptional regulator encodes MRQRRIPADFLGGYERMFTDIAETGRLLRRPELDELRDLGESAAESGYGLRQLIALYLGETRRLWGSLPGTVRAPDASASARTADALLGAVDTAVAALGEGHERAQRLAVRQEEGARREFVDDLLYGRSDVGRLAERAERFGLRLAQSHAVAVAEGEERYDDVHPVVRRVERELIARFGEHDALLATKDGRLVCIAAGGERERAILDAFVSRVHDPGTGYVGAQRVAVGREHPGAGGVVRSYEEALGALELADRLELPGPVLRAAELLVFPVLLRDRAAMADLVRTVLGPLTQTRGGAGPLLETLTACSAAGYVNAEAARRLNIGVRTLSYRLERIKALTGYDPGDALQRFTLETAAMGARLLGWPGAPL; translated from the coding sequence ATGAGACAGCGTCGGATACCAGCCGACTTCCTCGGGGGGTACGAGCGGATGTTCACCGACATCGCCGAGACCGGCCGACTGCTGCGCCGCCCCGAACTGGACGAGCTGCGTGATCTGGGGGAAAGCGCGGCCGAGTCCGGATACGGCCTCCGGCAACTGATCGCGCTGTACCTGGGTGAGACCCGCAGGCTGTGGGGTTCGCTGCCCGGCACCGTCCGGGCACCCGACGCGTCGGCGTCGGCCCGCACCGCTGACGCACTGCTCGGCGCCGTGGACACCGCCGTCGCCGCCCTTGGCGAGGGGCATGAGCGGGCGCAGCGCCTGGCGGTGCGTCAGGAGGAGGGTGCGCGACGGGAGTTCGTGGACGATCTGCTGTACGGGCGCAGTGACGTGGGGCGGCTTGCCGAGCGGGCGGAGCGGTTCGGGCTGCGGCTGGCGCAGAGCCACGCGGTGGCGGTCGCCGAGGGGGAAGAGCGGTATGACGACGTGCATCCGGTCGTGCGGCGCGTCGAACGGGAGTTGATCGCCCGGTTCGGTGAGCACGATGCGCTGCTGGCCACGAAGGACGGGCGGCTGGTGTGCATCGCGGCCGGCGGGGAACGTGAGCGCGCGATCCTGGACGCCTTCGTGAGCCGGGTGCACGATCCCGGCACCGGGTACGTGGGAGCACAGCGGGTTGCGGTCGGCCGTGAGCACCCCGGGGCCGGCGGCGTGGTGCGCAGTTATGAGGAGGCCTTGGGCGCCCTGGAGCTCGCCGACCGTCTGGAGCTGCCCGGTCCTGTTCTGCGCGCCGCCGAGCTGCTGGTCTTTCCGGTGCTCCTGCGCGACCGGGCGGCCATGGCGGACCTGGTGCGCACGGTGCTCGGCCCGCTCACGCAGACCCGGGGCGGGGCCGGGCCGCTCCTGGAGACGCTTACCGCATGCTCGGCGGCGGGGTACGTCAACGCCGAGGCGGCCAGGCGGCTGAACATCGGCGTCCGCACGCTCTCCTACCGGCTGGAGCGCATCAAAGCTCTGACGGGCTACGACCCGGGCGACGCGTTGCAGCGCTTCACCTTGGAGACGGCCGCCATGGGGGCACGGCTGCTCGGCTGGCCGGGGGCCCCGTTGTAG